AGCCCTTCCCCGGCGACGTCGAGCAGCGCTTCGACCCGGCCGAGGTGGTCGTGCCGCCGTTCCTCGCCGACCTGCCCGAGGTCCGGGCCGAGCTGGCCGAGTACTACCAGGCCATCGCCCGCCTGGACCGGGGCGTGGGGCGCCTGCTCGGGCACCTCGAGGCCGCCGGGGTCCTCGACGACACCGTGGTGGTGTACCTCTCCGACAACGGCGCCGCCTTCCCGCTGGCCAAGACCACGCTCTACGAGCCGGGCATGGCCCTGCCCCTCATCATCCGCGACCCGCGGCGGTCCCACGCCGGGGCCACCACCTCGGCCCTGGTCACCTGGGCCGACCTGGCGCCGACGGTGCTCGACCTGGCCGGCGCCCCGGAGCTGGCCGAGCCCATGTTCGGCCAGAGCCTGGTGCCCCTCCTCGACGACCCCGACGACCCGGGCCGCGACCACGTCTTCGCCTCCCACAGCTTCCACCAGGTGACCGGCTACTACCCGATGCGGGTGGTGCGGACGCAGCGGTGGAAGCTCATCCACAACATCGCCTGGAAGCTCGACCACCCGACGGCGGCGGACCTCCACGCCTCGGCCACGTGGCAGGCCACCCTGCGGGAGGGGGCGGCGCTGGGGTCGCGCCCCGTCGACTCCTACCTGCACCGGCCCCGGTTCGAGCTCTACGACCTGGAGGCCGACCCGCTCGAGCTGGACGACCGCGCCGGGGACCCGGCCCAGGCCGGGCGCGTCGAGGAGATGGCCGGGCTCATCCGGGACTTCCAGGCCGAGACCCGCGACCCCTGGCTCCACAAGTGGTCCTACGAGTGACCTGGGCCGGTGCTCAGGGCGTGGGCGCGGCCACGTCCTCGCCCAGGTAGGAGGCGGTGAGGCGGTCGAGGTCGAGCTCGGCGGGCGGGCCCTCCCACCCGATGCGGCCGAGCTCGACGAGGGCGACCCGGTCGGCCAGCTCCAACCCCGCGGCCGCCTGCTCCTCCACGAGGACCACCGCGGTGCCGAGGTCCCGGAGCTCGGCCAGGCCCTCCATCACCGTGCGCGTGGCCAGCGGGGCCAGGCCCAGCGTGGGCTCGTCGGCCAGGAACACGGCCGGCGGGTCGGGCAGGGCGACGGCGAGGGCCAGCTGCTGCTGCTCGCCGCCGGAGAGCAGGCCGGCCACCTGGTGGGCCCGCTCGCCGAGGATCGGGAACCGGTCCTTGGCCGCCTGGCGGGCCGCCCCGGAGCGGAGGCGGATGGTGAGGTTGTCCTCGACGGTGAGGCCCGGGAAGATCCCGCGGGCCTCGGGGGCCAGGACGAGCCCCTGGCGCGCCCGACGGTGGGTGGGCAGGTCGGTGACGTCGACGCCGCCCAGCCGGACCTCCCCCTCGGTCACCGCCACCAGGCCGGCGGCCGCGGCGCAGAGGGTCGACTTGCCGGCGCCGTTGGCGCCCAGGACGGCCACCACCTCGCCCTCGTCCACCGCCAGCGACACGCCGTGGAGGACCTCCACGTCGCCGTACCCGGCCCGGACCCGGTGCAGCTCGAGGGCGCGGTCGCCGTCGGTCCCCCCGCCGGCGGTGACGGGGGAGGGGGCCGGGCGCGCCGGCCTCGCGACCGTCGGGCCCGTCCCCTCGGCGTCGGTGTCCGTGTCGGTGTCGGCGGGTCGCTCCTCCCGGGCGGGAGCCGGGCCGGCCCGCCGGTCCCGCAGGGCCCGCAGGGAGTGGCCCACCTCGGCGAGCACGCCGTCGGGCTGGCGGGCCAGGCCCACGGCCCCCAGGCCGAAGAGCATGGCGGCGAAGTCCGGCGAGCCCAGCAGGTCGCGGGCGGTGTCGGGCAGGGAGTCCCAGGGCGCACCCCAGGTCCCGCCGATGCCGCCGAGCACCGGCGGCACGACGGCGTAGACCATGCCGGCCACCACGGCGCCGCCGGGACGCCGGATGCCGAAGGTGACGGCCACGGCCAGCCAGACGATCCCGAGCAGGGGAGGGGCGCTGGTGTTGGTCATCGGGCTGTTGACGAGGGCGAACAGGGCCCCGCCCAGCCCGGCGAGGGCGGCCGAGACGGCGAAGAGCGTGAGCTTGGTGCGCATCGGGTCGATGCCCGAGGTGTCGGCCGCGGCGGGCGACGAGCGCAGGGCGAGCACGGCCCGGCCCGTGGCCGAGCGCTGGAGGTTGCCCACGATCCCGACCACGGCCACCAGCAGGACCAGCAGGACGACCATCAGGGTCTGGTCGTCGCCGAGGTCGACCGGGCCGTAGGCGGGACGGGGCAGCGACCAGCCCCCCGAGCCGTTGCGGACGCTCTCGAGCTGGAACACCAGGCGGTCGCCGACGAAGGCCAGGGCGAGGGTGGCGATGGCGAGGGCGAGGCCGCCCAGGCGCAGCGACGGCAGGGCCACGAACAGGCCCACGAGGGTGGTGGCCCCGACGGCGACGAGCGTCGCGGCCCAGAACGTGAGCCGCCCGTTGTTCATGACGATGGGCATCGTCGTGGCCCACTGGTGGTTCACCATCCAGCCCGCGGTGAAGCCGCCGACGGTCACGAAGGTGGCCTGGGCCAGGCTGATCATCCCGCCGTAGCCGGTGACCACCACGAAGGACAGGAAGACGATGCCGAGGACCAGGCCCCGGTTCAGGATCCCGGCCCAGTAGGCGTCGGCCACGAACAGGCCGTAGGTGGTGAGCAGGGCGCCGGCGACGAGCCACGGCGCGCGCCGCCGCCACGGGCCGAGGTCGGCGCGCGGATCCTCGACGGGTGTCTCCTCGGCCACCGAGCCGGCGTCGCGCCCGCGGGTGGGGATGAGGAAGAGGAGCAGGAACAGCAGGAGGAAGGGGACCGACGTCCGGAACCCGGACACGTCGGCCAGGACGTCCGGGGCGTAGCCGTTCACCACGTTCTGGACCACGCCCAGCCCGATCCCGGCCATGAAGGTGAGCGGGATGGAGCGCAGCAGGGCGGCCACCGCAGCGGTGAAGGAGGCGAACACGATCATGTTGAAGGTGAGCGCGCTCAGGTCGAACATCGGGGCGATCAGCACGCCGGCCAGCCCGGCCAGCGACGCGCTGAGGGCCCACACGATGCGCGACGACCGGTCGATGTCGATGCCGCGGAGCCGGGCCAGCACCGGGCGGTCCACCCCGGCGCGGGTCTCGAGGCCGAGGCGGGTGTGGCGCAGGAGGTACCACAGCCCGGCGGCGACGGCCCCGGCCGCCACCACCACCGCCAGCTGGTCCGACGTGACGGCCACGCCGTCGGTGAGCAGGTAGCTCGTGGCCGGCACCGGGCCCAGCCCGGGCGGGCTGGTGCCGGCCTGGCCGGCGGCGGTGGGGAGGTCGGTGCCGAAGACGTCGTTGACGAGCTCGATCAGCAGCAGGCAGAAGGCGGGCAGGGCCACCAGGACGCCGATGCCGCCGACCAGCTTGGCGGCCTCCGAGGCCCGGGCCAGCCGCCGGAAGATGGCCGCGTCGAGGAACAGGCCGAGGAGCGGCGCGACCACCCCGATGGCCAGGAACCCGGAGACGGCGATGGGCAGGCCCAGGCCTCCCTCGGCCTCGGGCTGGTTGAGCACGTGGTAGGCGAGGGCGGCGGCGAACGCCACCGCGCCGTAGCCGAGGTTGAACACCCCGGAGGCCCGGTACGTGAGCACCAGACCCGACGCCATGATGGCGTAGAGGCCGCCGGCGATGGCCCCGGCGACGACGAGGCTGAGGAGCTCGATCACGGGTGGGGCGTCAGCCGACGGTGATGGTCTCGCCGCAGACGAGGGGGATGGTCGGGATGAACTCCTCGCCGTCCACCTCGGTCATGGCGGCGCACGGCACGGGTCCCTCGTGGTTCTCGGGCCAGGTGGACTCGCCGACCACGTTGGGCACCTCGAAGGTGAAGTCCCCGCTGTTCAGCGTGGCCAGCAGGTTCTCGACGGTGAGGTCCTCGCCCGTCTCCTCCAGCGCCTTGATGAAGAGGTCGGTGGACCAGTAGCCGGCCGACACGGCCAGGTTCAGCTGCTGGTCGGGCGCCACGGCCTGCACCGCCTCGAGCATGGCCGCGTTGGCCTCGACCTCGGGGTCCATGGAGAACTGGGTGTTGACGAACACCCCGTCGTAGCCGGGGGCGCCGAGGAGGAGGGGGCTGTAGGAGGGGGTGATGATCGTCCCCTCGTAGCCCGCGTTCTGGAGGGCGTCGGAGATGGCCGTGCCCGACAGCGTGGCCACGATGTAGATGATGTCGGGCTGGCCGCCGTCGTCGGCGGTCATCAGCGAGGTCACGAACGGGCTGGGCTCGCCGAGCACGTCGGGCGGCGCCGGCAGCGACGCCTCGTTCATGACGACGTCGAAGCCCTTGTCCTCCACCGACGCGGCCAGCAGCTCGAGCCCGCCGCGGGAGGAGTCGTTGTCCTCGCCGATGAAGGCCACCGACATGTCGGTGGTGCCGAACTGCTCCTCGAGCACGGTCCCCAGCGCGTTGGACCCGATCTCCAGGCTGGGGTTGCTGACGCACCCGGTGAAGCCGAAGGCGACGTCGTTGCCGCAGAACGCCGGGTGCGTGCCCCAGCCGAAGGTCGGGATCTGGTTCTCGACGATGTAGTCACCGCCACCGAACTGGCCCGAGAGGACCGGCAGCAGGGCGAAGACCTCCTCCTGCTCCACCAGGCGCTGGACGGCCTCCTGGCCGCGCGTCGCCTCGTTGTTGTCGTTCTCGGCCTCGATGACCTCGATGGTGCGGCCGTGCACGCCCCCGGCCTCGTTGAGCTCGGCGATCCGGGCCTCCACCCCCACGCGGGCATCGCCGAAGTAGACGTCGTAGACGACCCCGCCGACGGTGATGGTGCTGTCGGTCACCCCGCGCGTGGTGCGGGTCTCCTCTCCCCCCTCTCCCCCTCCCTCGCCCGACGCCGTGCCGGCGCCGTCGTCGGGTGTGCTCTCCGAGCACGCGGTGGTGAGCAGGGCGGCGGTGGCCAGCAGGGCGAGGACGCCTCGGCGGCGGCGGTGCAGGGTCACGGTGTCTCCGGTGGTGTGGGGTGGGGTTCGGCGGGAGGGTGGGTCGGGGTGGCGTCAGGGCAGGGCGGCGCCGAGGTAGGCGGCGCGCACTGCGTCGTGGCTGCGGATCTCCTCGGGGGTGCCGTCGGCCAGGGTGCGCCCGAGGTCGAGCACGGTGATCCGGTGGCAGTGGCGGAGCACGAAGGCGACGTCGTGCTCCACGAGCAGGACCGAGGTGCCGCTCTCGCGGCTGATCGCGTCGACGACGTCGGCGAAGCGGTCGGCCTCGGCGTGGTCGAGGCCCGACGCCGGCTCGTCGAGCAGGAGGACAGCGGGATCGTCGACGAGCGCCCGACCCAGCTCGACGAGGCGGGCGGTGCCGGTGGGCAGGCCGGTGGCCTGGCGGTCGGCCATGTCCTCGAGGCCGCAGGTGGCGAGGACCTGGCGCGCCCGGGCCCGGCGGGCCGCCTCCCGGGAGCGACGGGTGGGCGCACCGACGAGGTCGCCCAGCACCCCGCCGCCCCCACCCCGCCACTCGGTGGCGACGAGCAGGTTCTCCTCGATGGTCAGCCAGCCGAACACCTGGACCCGCTGGAAGGTGCGCCGGAGGCCGGCCCGCGCCCGCCGGTGCGGCGACCAGGCGGTGACGTCGCGGCCCAGCAGCTCGACGCGGCCGCGATCGGGGGTGCGGATGCCGGAGATGACGTCGAACAGCGTCGTCTTGCCCGCGCCGTTGGCGCCGATCAGGCCGCGCACCTGGCCGGGGGCCAGGGAGAGCGACACCTCGTCGAGGGCCGCGATGCCCCCGAAGTGCACGGACACCTCGGTCAGCTCGAGGGCGGCAGGCGCTCGGTCTTCGGCTGTCGGGGGCACGGCATCGACCTTCGGGGGGCGTGTCCGACGTCACGTTACTAGAACGTGTTCTCGTTCGCAGGGGGCGGGGCCCGGGGCGCGTGCGCCCGCCGGGGGCGGCCCTCGGACCGGCCGTCCCCTCGGACGCCCGCCGGGCGGTAGCGTCTCCGCCCGTTCGCCGAGAGGGTGAGGGTTGCGCATGGCCGGCGGTCTGGTCGGGTTGTTGGACGATGTGGCCGCTCTGGCCCGACTGGCCGCCTCGTCGGTGGACGACGTGGGGGCGGCGGCGGGCCGGGCGAGCATGAAGGCGGCCGGCGTCGTCGTCGACGACACGGCGGTCACCCCGGCCTACGTCCGGGGCCTGGCCGCCGACCGGGAGGTGCCGATCGTCCGGCGCATCGCCGCCGGCTCGCTGCGCAACAAGCTGCTCTTCATCCTGCCGGTGGCGATCCTGCTGAGCGCGGTGGCGCCCACGCTGGTCGAGGTCATCCTGATGTGCGGCGGCGCCTACCTCTGCTACGAGGGCGCCCACAAGGTCATCCACGCCCTCCGCCGCGACGACCACGACCACGACGTGCCGGCCGCGGCCAAGGGGGCCGACGCCGAGGAGGCGACCGTGGCCGGCGCCATCCGCACCGACTTCATCCTCTCGGCCGAGATCATGGTCATCGCCCTGAAGGAGGTGATCGAGGAGCCCGTCGTCGCCCGGGCCGTCATCCTCGCCGTCGTCGCCGTCCTCATCACCGTCATCGTCTACGGCCTGGTCGCCCTGATCGTGAAGATGGACGACATCGGCCTCGCCCTGACCGAGCGCGACTCGTCGTCGTCCCGGCGCATCGGCCACGCCCTGGTGCGGGGCATGCCGAAGCTGCTCACCACTCTCTCGGTGGTCGGCACCGCGGCCATGCTGTGGGTCGGCGGCCACATCCTCCTCGTCGGCGCGGACGAGCTGGGCTGGCACGGCCCCTACGAGGCGGTCCACCACCTCGAGGACGCCGTCCACGACGTGGCCGCCGTCGGCGGGGTGCTGGCGTGGCTGGTGAACACGGTGGCGTCGGGCCTGCTCGGCCTGGCGCTCGGCAGTGCCATCGCCCTCGTCGTCGCCCGCCTCCCGTTCGGTCGGGACGAGGCCGCCGACGGCCACGCCTGACGCCGCTCAGCGCCCCCGCTGCGCCACCGCCGCCCGGACCCGGCGCCCCGTCTCGGACCAGTCGCCGTTCAGCGCGGCCAGGGCGGCGTCGAGGGCGGCGAAGGAGACGCGGCCCCCGCCCATCAGCACCAGGCCGCGGGCCGGTCCCTCCCGCACCGCGCAGCGGATCATCTCCAGGGTGGCGGCGTCGGGGTCGGGGAACTCCTCGGTGGCCTCGCGCAGGCCCACGCGGACGACCTGGGCGCTGATCACCCGTCCCACCGGCGTGGTCTCGATCTCCTCCAGGGTCGAGGTGCGGGTGAAGGGGCGGATCGGGGGGACGGCGGGGATCGGCC
Above is a window of Iamia majanohamensis DNA encoding:
- a CDS encoding sulfatase, giving the protein MASSGAERPNIVVVVADDHGREAVGCYGNPVVSTPSIDRLAAEGLRFENAFCTTASCSASRSVILTGLHAHTNRTYGLVHEPHHFSMAGHVRTLPALMRQAGYRTGQMGKKHYRPEHLFPFDMDPPEWGSDEDILRHRDDRWFADRCADFVAGGSPFFLYWCSHDPHRDRPRRDHPLRPDSFGNPDEPFPGDVEQRFDPAEVVVPPFLADLPEVRAELAEYYQAIARLDRGVGRLLGHLEAAGVLDDTVVVYLSDNGAAFPLAKTTLYEPGMALPLIIRDPRRSHAGATTSALVTWADLAPTVLDLAGAPELAEPMFGQSLVPLLDDPDDPGRDHVFASHSFHQVTGYYPMRVVRTQRWKLIHNIAWKLDHPTAADLHASATWQATLREGAALGSRPVDSYLHRPRFELYDLEADPLELDDRAGDPAQAGRVEEMAGLIRDFQAETRDPWLHKWSYE
- a CDS encoding ABC transporter permease subunit; amino-acid sequence: MIELLSLVVAGAIAGGLYAIMASGLVLTYRASGVFNLGYGAVAFAAALAYHVLNQPEAEGGLGLPIAVSGFLAIGVVAPLLGLFLDAAIFRRLARASEAAKLVGGIGVLVALPAFCLLLIELVNDVFGTDLPTAAGQAGTSPPGLGPVPATSYLLTDGVAVTSDQLAVVVAAGAVAAGLWYLLRHTRLGLETRAGVDRPVLARLRGIDIDRSSRIVWALSASLAGLAGVLIAPMFDLSALTFNMIVFASFTAAVAALLRSIPLTFMAGIGLGVVQNVVNGYAPDVLADVSGFRTSVPFLLLFLLLFLIPTRGRDAGSVAEETPVEDPRADLGPWRRRAPWLVAGALLTTYGLFVADAYWAGILNRGLVLGIVFLSFVVVTGYGGMISLAQATFVTVGGFTAGWMVNHQWATTMPIVMNNGRLTFWAATLVAVGATTLVGLFVALPSLRLGGLALAIATLALAFVGDRLVFQLESVRNGSGGWSLPRPAYGPVDLGDDQTLMVVLLVLLVAVVGIVGNLQRSATGRAVLALRSSPAAADTSGIDPMRTKLTLFAVSAALAGLGGALFALVNSPMTNTSAPPLLGIVWLAVAVTFGIRRPGGAVVAGMVYAVVPPVLGGIGGTWGAPWDSLPDTARDLLGSPDFAAMLFGLGAVGLARQPDGVLAEVGHSLRALRDRRAGPAPAREERPADTDTDTDAEGTGPTVARPARPAPSPVTAGGGTDGDRALELHRVRAGYGDVEVLHGVSLAVDEGEVVAVLGANGAGKSTLCAAAAGLVAVTEGEVRLGGVDVTDLPTHRRARQGLVLAPEARGIFPGLTVEDNLTIRLRSGAARQAAKDRFPILGERAHQVAGLLSGGEQQQLALAVALPDPPAVFLADEPTLGLAPLATRTVMEGLAELRDLGTAVVLVEEQAAAGLELADRVALVELGRIGWEGPPAELDLDRLTASYLGEDVAAPTP
- a CDS encoding ABC transporter substrate-binding protein translates to MTLHRRRRGVLALLATAALLTTACSESTPDDGAGTASGEGGGEGGEETRTTRGVTDSTITVGGVVYDVYFGDARVGVEARIAELNEAGGVHGRTIEVIEAENDNNEATRGQEAVQRLVEQEEVFALLPVLSGQFGGGDYIVENQIPTFGWGTHPAFCGNDVAFGFTGCVSNPSLEIGSNALGTVLEEQFGTTDMSVAFIGEDNDSSRGGLELLAASVEDKGFDVVMNEASLPAPPDVLGEPSPFVTSLMTADDGGQPDIIYIVATLSGTAISDALQNAGYEGTIITPSYSPLLLGAPGYDGVFVNTQFSMDPEVEANAAMLEAVQAVAPDQQLNLAVSAGYWSTDLFIKALEETGEDLTVENLLATLNSGDFTFEVPNVVGESTWPENHEGPVPCAAMTEVDGEEFIPTIPLVCGETITVG
- a CDS encoding ABC transporter ATP-binding protein, coding for MPPTAEDRAPAALELTEVSVHFGGIAALDEVSLSLAPGQVRGLIGANGAGKTTLFDVISGIRTPDRGRVELLGRDVTAWSPHRRARAGLRRTFQRVQVFGWLTIEENLLVATEWRGGGGGVLGDLVGAPTRRSREAARRARARQVLATCGLEDMADRQATGLPTGTARLVELGRALVDDPAVLLLDEPASGLDHAEADRFADVVDAISRESGTSVLLVEHDVAFVLRHCHRITVLDLGRTLADGTPEEIRSHDAVRAAYLGAALP
- a CDS encoding DUF808 domain-containing protein, producing the protein MAGGLVGLLDDVAALARLAASSVDDVGAAAGRASMKAAGVVVDDTAVTPAYVRGLAADREVPIVRRIAAGSLRNKLLFILPVAILLSAVAPTLVEVILMCGGAYLCYEGAHKVIHALRRDDHDHDVPAAAKGADAEEATVAGAIRTDFILSAEIMVIALKEVIEEPVVARAVILAVVAVLITVIVYGLVALIVKMDDIGLALTERDSSSSRRIGHALVRGMPKLLTTLSVVGTAAMLWVGGHILLVGADELGWHGPYEAVHHLEDAVHDVAAVGGVLAWLVNTVASGLLGLALGSAIALVVARLPFGRDEAADGHA